Within Ipomoea triloba cultivar NCNSP0323 chromosome 9, ASM357664v1, the genomic segment ttgtcagatcttgcagatcaatggtttggatttatcctcacgttctcacttgggggcatagttctcatatgattaggattctatatatatatatatatataNtatatatatatatatatatatatatatatatatatatatatatatatatatatatatatatatatatatatatatatatatatatatatatatatatatatatatatatatatatatatagggccgggtcaaaacaaacaataaaaatcttgaccgaagccacaaaaaaaaaaaatctagtttTTGTTCTTCAATTTATCTTATTGTAAAAAactgtgtgagactgtctcacgaatctttgtctatgagacgggtcgggttaagatgaaaatgaaatagttatactgaaaaatataatactaacaagaaatattttttacttatatGAGAAAGAAAGGTGTTTGaaaatagttgttagctaataATGGATTGTCTTAGCTTataattgttagctgattgtgttaatgggtttgactaattgataaaattagctgGTTGGataaaaatatttggtaaattagtttttagctaataactaattacaTGCAAATTATCTTTAAGGGTATGAATGTATTATGCTATTTtaacctataataataataacaacaacaacaacaacaacaacaacaatattattattattatagaaaaaatatatatatatatatatatatatatatatatatatatatatatatatatatatatataaacatatgctAAACCCGTgaacaataatcaataatcacgTCTCGCTGCTGATTACCTTCATAGATGGCGTACTAGGCAATCAACTTATGAACCCCATCGGCAGGTTCAAGTACCCTATTGTCTAGTACCGTGAAGAGACAATGGGAAGTAACAGGACTGCTGAACCTGTTTACACaatctcatttaaaaaaaaatattgggggtgttttgaagaaaataatttattttctcttaaaGCTGCTAAGAGTAGGTTTTTcaattttagcgttttggagttgtaaattattacaaaaaactgattaaccaaacactcatattaataattgtcaaacaaaccaaaattggttgataagaTATGTTACCAAGCAAGccaaaagtataatacttttacattttgatttaaaatataacatttttattcaaacttattacattttcctttatagcaagtaacaaacatttgccaacattatttatcatcattaaaataataattttttataaaaaaaataactttgtaatagatttatatattttttttaactaacaAATAACTAACTTCCAACTAACAAATCCTAGATGTCAGTATGTCACTCCTAGCTGCCATATATCCCAAAATGCGTTAATAATTGGGTATAcgtgtgtttgtatatattgggtttatcaAGGCAAACCCCACtactcttccgagtatgtgagtaaaccatcgccttgtgatcctagccggcaaagaacCATACGGTTTCaaactcaggacctcacggccgcgagtatcttggtcttgccactcaggctgcccgtaagggctatatatatatatatatatatatatatatatatatatatatagagagagagagagagaacgtGTTTAGCTTGCAGTACACATGCACTACGTACTTTTGCATATAATATTAACATTTTAGCAATCATTAACAaccattattaaattaataaaaaaacagtTAAACGTtaatataatagtaatttttttattcaagtgatatattaaattgaaaatatacaaaaatgtgTACAAATTCAAACTTTATTGCATTATTAAAgtaatttgaaaataagttcATACTTTCATAAGATAAGAATAcattattggttttttttttcaagaatagTGGAAATGAATAAAGATAAAATGCTTCATTATGAGTTATTATGAGGCCAGGTCTTGTGCTTATAACAAAGACCCAGTTTATTCATTCTTATTCGATGTCTCCGGGATATAATGCAGAGATATCTCTACGCTGTTTGGGCGGCCTTCATGGCTTGGAACCTTGGCTCCTTGGGCTGAAACTTTAGACCTGCATATAACTTCATGTAATCGTCGAACACGAATTTGGGGTACACTTTCTCATCGTCTGCCTCTTTCTCCACCAGAGCGGGTGCTGGGTAGATGACAGCATCACTTGCTGGGTTGTAGAAGGAAGCTAGGGACATCCTAGCCCCGTTTGTTTGTGCAATCACTCTATGTTCCACGCTCTTATATTTACCGTTGGTGATTACCTCGAGTTGGTCACCGAGGTTCACGACGATGGAGTGACGCATAGGAGGAACGTCAACCCATTCCCCGTCTTTCAGAAGCTGGAGACCGCTGACTTTGTCGTCTTGGAAGAGGAGGATTATGCCGCCGGCGTCGGTGTGGGCCCGGAGACCCTTGATCAAGTCGGGTTTTGGGCATGGTGGATAGTTGCTCACTTTGGTGCCGAAATTTGGAGCTGTGGATCCATAAAAGGCCTTTTTTAAGTATCCTTTTTCTAGTCCGAGGTTCTCGCAAAGTAAGTCTAGAAGCTCCTCTGCTAATTTCTCCAATCTTTTGGCAAAGTCTCTCATTGCCTCCCTGTAATTGTCGTCAAGATCAGGAACCTGTGAAATGGTGGAAACGGGAAGGTGGCGCAAGAAGAAAGTGCTCTCCCAATCCATATCAGTAACCTCGGCTTGTACACCTTCTAAGCCCTTGCTGGCCACCAAATCCTTAAACCTCTGTTCCATCACCTTCTTGTAATGCTCCTTGGTCAGTTTCTCAATGTTGTCCATTACTTCATGAGGAATCCCATGATTCACCAActacattatattaaaacaaacaataatattaattctctTTCGTCCATATACtaataaacacaatatatactACGGAGTACTATATATGATGATGCATGTGTAGTACCTCAAAGAAACCCCAATTCTCGCAGGCATCTTTGATGAGCTCCATGGCGTTTCCTCTCTCAGCGCCATTAAGCTTTTCCATGTTGATAACTGGGAAGTTTgccattttctcaattcttgaaAGTGTTTGGGTGCAGTGAGCTGaatgtgaagaagaagatatatgGTGCTTTAAGTTGCGATGATGGATAGTTGAAGGGGTGTAACATATTTATAGTGGAAAGAAGCAGCCCTCCCGGGACCCACATCCTAGTCGTGAACCACAACATTCTTGGATACAAGTCCAATTCAAAGTCTTCGAAGGAATAGATAGGTTTATGCCATGTTCCATGGTGTACCATCCAACCCTAAATTTTAACCATCTTGAACGTACGTTAAATCTACTCGCGCATTCATTGGGCAGCCGCATGCTTCAATTTGTCGTGGTCGTTTGATGGTTCAATTTGACATGGatgttgcaacttgcaagggAAGTTGCCTCGCAAGTATAAACATTAATCCATGTGAGAGCAGCCCTTACCGCCGTCCAATGTCCTATATCGTCCGGGAAAGTTCTCAGCAAATTGCCTTAAATAATTGCACGGAGTAGTGTTTGAGACTTGAATAAAGTTATTTTAAAACACTGCTCAgagtaattaaattattaaggataaaaagaaattgaaaaaaaagttgaaaaataattaatagtttattttgaaacactgGTCAaagcaaattattatattaaactccctatatattaccaaacatattttataacttatttgtaTAGGTTAAAATAAGTTAAAAGTAAACTTTACCAAAAAAGAGTCATTATCTTCATAGCACctaaatatgattttaatattaaattaaaagatttattttattttaactaaaCAGTACAATTAGATTaaagatttatatattatattataatttgttaAACATATAGTTTATTCATCCCTCCCTGATTTGGTATAATTCCAATTCATTACAGATTACAGATTAGCACTTACGCAACCTAATTTAGTAGGTAGCAAATCGTGTACGTTTTCATAGTGTTTTGCAATTTGCATATGTTTTGACATGTTTACTTTGGGCATTGTTAGGAGATGAAATAATTGAGAAGATTTGGGTTAAGCAGTTGGCTTTTGGCACTGTTAGGAGATCTGATCGATCTTTTCTGCTACAAAAAGTTGACTCGTGGAGGACACTAGAAGTTGAATTCTTGactttattcatttattcttttGTTGCGACATGAATTGATGAAGCAAAATCCCCCGCGCGTGTTGTTTGTGTTGTGGATTGGGTTTAATCCCTTCAATCTTAAGGTTTTGGGCATTGGGTGTTGTACCACGCCCCACCAAGCTTCAAAATGGGTGGTTATATtgacaaaatttcaatttttttaacaatagaaacataaaaatatgataaaatacaataataggACACTTACAGTAAAATGCTTGAGAAAACCCTTCATATGAAAAATGCATTTATATTGTGCATCAAGGTTCATTATGTAATATAGACCCTGGTTCAGATTTCAGAATGACGTTATTCTATATTAAATTGTTAATGACATCAATCAATCCATCacatttaataacattatattcattatgtattattttcataatatttgttgtatatgaTCGAGCACAAGTATAAGgttaataatattcaaatatcACTATTGTATTTGTATAAGGCAGAGTTTTACGTTGAATAATTCTATTATAGTTTAAAGCAATGCAtacattacattttattttctaacattgcATGCAAATTAATTATTGTCCATTGATAGATAGAAGCTAAGGGATAATGTATGTGAACATATTactacaatatataataaatcgAACATTTAAGTTCTTTATTATTGTAGGTTGCATAGTCTGATAATTATTGTTCTCCCCTATTCGCTTGAGCAATAATACAAACAACATCAACCTCGTACAAAATTTGACATCAGGGTCCAAGGCGCGCTAAAGAAGTATAAGACAATAACTGCTTCATCGTACCGATGTGAGAAAATTGCATGGCAGCGCAGCCAACAATTATCATAGTTTCATCTACAGTCAACAATGTTCACTAATAAATCGATTATCAGcctcaacaaattaaattcctATTTTGGCTCTTCAAACTCCTGCATGCATGTGCTaagtactcttttttttttctttttttttttttaaaattttggggtTCTATAAATACTATTCTCACCCAAACACTCTACCAGCATCATCACTTCATACATTCATCATTCCGGCCTGCTTCGCAAAACATTGTTGTTCTCCACTTTATACTCCAaggtattcttcttcttttgcacCCTGCTGTTCTTCTTTCTTATAATTCAATCCGTTTTGctcatctttaatttgttatttatttgagcacattttaaaagatatatatatatatatatatatatatatatatatatatatatatatagttaacaaAGTGCGTTATGATTTGACTCAAACCTCGATCTGACCTTTCCTTAGAAAGGGCTAGAGCGATACCATCAAATGACAAAGTACTTACCgtctaatttttaattgtttttttagtgATAATTAATGCAAAGAGTGTTTTGAAGGGAAGGaactaattaattagttaaagtaTACCTATAAATGAGATTTGTAGCCCTTAATTAACACCCTATCTTCACATGCATCAATACTGTTCTTCTCAAAAGTTACCACTCTTCATAGTCACTACACGCCGATACTTTTCCATTGCCAATTATTAGCGAACTCAATGTATTAATTTTCGTAGTTATTTAGCCTTCATGTTTTTAAATACTATACTTTTTacttcttattattttttaaagttgatgtcctaattgtattattgtctgtagttcaatggcctatttgaacaTTACTCTTTAAAATTAAACAACCATTTGCTAATTTAAAGTTTCTTCAGTTAGGGGAAGATGAAAGCATCAATCTGCAAGGATGAGTTTGAGCTCAAATGGGAAGGGGGAATCGAGGAAGGGCAAAGTTTACTATACCAATGCCAAGAAGATGGTTTGCTAGTGCTACCCATGATAGATGTGATGCAACGCCTGGGCATAGACTACCATTTCCAAGAGCTTATCGAGGCAATTTTGCATCGACAATATCACAAAACCAAATTTCTTTTTGATGAAACTGCTGATCTTCACGATATTTCACTTCGCTTTAGATTATTTAGGCAAGAAGGTTACCCTATCTCCTCAGGTAATAGCTGACACCCAAAATTATTGTTTACAGAATTAAATATCGTATTTaacataacaatttttttatccGTGAAAAGATGTTTTCACCAAGTTCACTGATGAAGAAGGGAAGTTTAAGGAAGAGCTAATAAGCAAAGATATTAAGGGGTTGATGGCGTTGCATGAAGCATCTCATCTTGCCATACAAGGAGAAGATATTCTTGAAGAAGCTGAAAGGTTTAGTAGAGAGTCTTTGATGGCAAACATGACCTGTCTTGATGATTGTCAAGCCATCTTAGTTCAGAAAACATTGCAATATCCCCATCATAAGAGCTTGCCCAGGTTCACAGCCAAAACCATTATTGAAAATATGAGATTTGAAAATGCATGGGAAGCTAGCTTGGTAAATTTGGCAACTATGGAATATAGCATAACCCAATCACTTTATCAAGAAGAATTTCGCCAAATTCTCCTGTGAGTTTACTATGaattttgagtaatatttttttgttttatctgATATGATTGGTTCTCACATGaataggattatatatatatatatatatatatatatatatatatatatatatatatatagggttgacttcatatgagacaacatcATCCCATCAGATTGTGAGACAACGTGAATGTACATAGTCTACTTTACGAATGAACACAcactaaactgtgtgcacttaTGTAAGTCATGTTGGGCTAAGTGCCGACACTCTAAACTATGTGCATTCACATTGTGTCTCACAGTCTCACAAGAAAATGTTGTCTCATTTGATTGTAAATCTATATGTGTGTTAGGTCATTTAATCTAACTACCAATGAAAATTGTAGATGGTGGAAAGGGCTTAGGGTAATGGATGAGTTGGCAAAAAATCAACAGCTGAAATGGTACATCTGGACATTGGCACTCACCCTTGATCCTTCCATGTCAAGAGAAAGGGTAGTGCTAACCAAGCCAATTTCCCTTGTATACCTTATTGATGAcattattgatgtttatggcACATTTGATCAAACCATTCAGTTTGTAGATGCCATTAAGAGGTAGATAATATTCATCTCTTCACTTTCCTTCATTTGCAATTCAATTAAATTgggagaaaatattttatgtttcaTATATAGTTAGTTATATAGCATATATGTTAAGTATTGATagtgtattaaatatatatttacttttaagAAAACATGAGcgtaatttattaattataatgtgtATTTGTATAGATGGGAAATATCTGTGGCCGAAGAATTACCGGATTATATGAAGATATGCTTGGGTGTACTATTTGACACAACTAATGATATTTGCAACTTTGTTTTGGACAAGTATGGCTGGAATCCAATTGACCATCTTAAAAAAGCGGTATAAATAGTGAACAATGTTCAGTTAATGTATAATATTAAAACTCAACATACGGTAATTTACACGTTTGGACTAACACCCGCTAACGGCTATTATTGTCACAGTGGACAAGTTTGTGCGATGCTTATATAACAGAAGCAAAGTGGTTTGTTACTGGGAATTCCCCGACGGCTGATGAGTACTTGCAGATTGGGATTATCACTACCGGAGTCCCCATGGTTCTCATTATGTGCTTCTTCCTGCAAGGCCACGGTGCATCCACGGGAACCACAGATATTGAAGACATTATAACTTCAGTGGGAGCAATTCTTCGCCTCTTAGATGACCTTGACGCCACTCAGGTAAATCTAGCTAGCTAGTTGAATTGAATTGTCCGCAacctataattatatatattgtattgttAATGTTGTTTGTGACATTGGATGGATGGATTTTTATGAATGGAATATACATATCTCAGGGTGAGAAGCAAGATGGAAATGATGCGTCATATGTAGAGTACTACATTAAAGAAAACCAAGGTGTTTCATTAAGTGATGGAAAACAACACGTTATCAATATGGTTTCAGAACAGTGGAAGCTCCTAAACAAACAGTGCTTATCTCCAACTTCAATTCCAGCATCTTTTAGGAAAGCTTGCTTAAATATTACAAGAATGGTGCCAATGATGTACAACTACAGTGACACTCACTGTCTACCCATCCTCCAGAAGCAAATCATGTCCATGTTTTCTACAATCAATGTCGACTCTGCTCAGCTACTCTAGCTGCAGGATGGCCTGAATGGGATAGTAAGATCGAAAGAGTTATCAGACTATGCAGCCTACAATAATAAAGCTAGAACTTAAATGTtggatttattttatatatattttagtaatatgttTACATTATGCCTTAGCTTCTACGTACCTATCAATGGACGTACAATAATTAATTTGCATGcaataatgttagaaaataaaatgtaatgtaATGTATGCATtgctttaaaatatatatattaaaaatattcaatgcAAAACTCCGGCCTATACAAATAATAGtggtatttgtatatatattatattcttaccATACCCTTTATATTTGTGCTCGATGATATACTATACAACAAATATAACCAATATAGTGCATGATGGAATTGTAGTAtgggtaattatatatatattaagctaTGTTTTTATATGAACTCATATTGAAGGAAGATTATAAACCTATAGtggatagaaatatatataatgtatctACAGATTAGTGTTAATTAGTTTATGTACTACATATAAAATacacattataaatataatacagaataaatgttattaaatataatgcatatatgtcaaagaccttgtggtctagtacaATGCACCTGGTGTCCACTCGAATCTCAATGAAGGCAAGATCTACATTGCGTGATGAACCTTGATGCACAATATAATGCACTTGTCACATATAGCTTTTGCTATCTAAGTCATGGAGACATTTAAGAGATTTTAATTTCGCAATCATGAGGGTAACATTAtcgaaaaaaattgaatattgttgttttaatttgtttcgtTAAAGATGTTATTAGAAGTGCACCGATTAAGTATTCATGAAAGCAATGTACAAGGAAGCTTTAATTTAATGTAAATACCCCAATTATCCTAAGCAATCATTATTAATTGTAtggattataaataaaaattacactatttgtgtacataaaataCTATGcacatacattatttgaatattaaaaataattattttgtacactattaaataatttacattcagtacacaaataatgtatttttaatatattaaaaataaaccttgtattcagaaaaaatacattatttgagtactaaaagtacattattttgtataatgtacattcagtacacaactaatgtacttttaatatattaaaaatatacttttttatgGTCTACATAGTACTGTGTGTACTATgtttcacataataatttgaaatattattgtatgaaccataaataaaaagtatattattcgaGTGTCAAaagtacatattttttttactatcaaataatgtacattcagtacacaaataatatacctttagtatattaaaattgtaccTTTTATTAATTCAGGGAAAGAACATTATTTGAGAGAAAATATTATATGCATGGACTCTCACTTTTTACTCCCAACTTCTATTTCCTCTAAGAAATCTTAATGTAACACTTTTTCTAGGACCAATATGATGAaaatatcatattattatttgtcaCGTCAAGAAATAAGAGTGAGAGAGTATAATTTAAGAATATATGTAGTAAAACTCTTATTTaagtactaaaaatatattattttgtttgtaCAATGTATATTGAATACacataaataatacggagtatatttttaatatattaaaaatacttttttttgtccacataataatttgcctatCCTAACCTTGTGGGCCACCTCGAcatagtgtgtgtgtatagaccATTAGCTAGTTAATTATTTGATTCAATTTTCATGAAATAAAGGCCACGTACTCTACTCCACCTGGATTTAAAAACCAGTCTTgcatatgaaatattttttttagctgAGAAGAAATGCCTTGTCGTTATACGAATTAACTAACCCACGACAAATAACTAAATTTTAACTAACAAATCCTAGATATCATATATATGTCATTATTCCTATCTTTAATTCAAATCGATTAACAAATGAATGTTTAATATTAGATCAACTTAGTTaagaggtttttttttcttaatatgaaaattattaattataatatataattttttttacatgatGAATATAACAATATTTTAGTAATCATtaacaaacaataaaaaaaataaaatatatataagttaaatTCTCAACTTAGTTCATCCCACTCTACATATATTCTTCAATATATAGAATAGTAATTTCTGATTAAATGATATGTTAAAATGAAAGAGGTAtacttgattttatttttcattcttaaaacaatttaaatagaGTTCCACCCATAATTAAGTAAAGTTGTAATTTGTAATAACATAAggtcatttatttttttaacaacaATTACAAGTAAAAGTAAAACGCTTTATTAGATGATGACTTGTTGTAATGAAGAActagtttatttattattttttttttgaaaatacaactagtttatttattaattttgtataagtaattaattaatgtatattTCTATGCTTTCTGGAAGGCCTTCATGGCTTGGAACCTTGGCTCTTTTGGCTGGAACTTCAAGCCTGCATATAACTTCATGTAATCGTCAAACACGAATCTCGGGTACACTTTCTCTTCATCTGCCTCTTTCTCCACCAGAGCGGATGCTGGGTGGATGAGCGCATCATTTGCTGGGTTGTAGAAGGAAGCTATGGACATTCTAGCGCCATTGGTCTGCGCAATCACTCTGTGTTCCACGCTCTTATATTTACCATTGGTGA encodes:
- the LOC116028541 gene encoding 1-aminocyclopropane-1-carboxylate oxidase 3, whose translation is MANFPVINMEKLNGAERGNAMELIKDACENWGFFELVNHGIPHEVMDNIEKLTKEHYKKVMEQRFKDLVASKGLEGVQAEVTDMDWESTFFLRHLPVSTISQVPDLDDNYREAMRDFAKRLEKLAEELLDLLCENLGLEKGYLKKAFYGSTAPNFGTKVSNYPPCPKPDLIKGLRAHTDAGGIILLFQDDKVSGLQLLKDGEWVDVPPMRHSIVVNLGDQLEVITNGKYKSVEHRVIAQTNGARMSLASFYNPASDAVIYPAPALVEKEADDEKVYPKFVFDDYMKLYAGLKFQPKEPRFQAMKAAQTA
- the LOC116028722 gene encoding probable terpene synthase 4 — protein: MVLIMCFFLQGHGASTGTTDIEDIITSVGAILRLLDDLDATQGEKQDGNDASYVEYYIKENQGVSLSDGKQHVINMVSEQWKLLNKQCLSPTSIPASFRKACLNITRMVPMMYNYSDTHCLPILQKQIMSMFSTINVDSAQLL
- the LOC116029143 gene encoding (3S,6E)-nerolidol synthase 2, chloroplastic/mitochondrial-like, with amino-acid sequence MKASICKDEFELKWEGGIEEGQSLLYQCQEDGLLVLPMIDVMQRLGIDYHFQELIEAILHRQYHKTKFLFDETADLHDISLRFRLFRQEGYPISSDVFTKFTDEEGKFKEELISKDIKGLMALHEASHLAIQGEDILEEAERFSRESLMANMTCLDDCQAILVQKTLQYPHHKSLPRFTAKTIIENMRFENAWEASLVNLATMEYSITQSLYQEEFRQILL